The following proteins are co-located in the Motilibacter rhizosphaerae genome:
- a CDS encoding Rho termination factor N-terminal domain-containing protein — MATKTDQPGNQTPDTPDVSETELRKQKVADLRVIAEQEGVPGAGDLHKDELVDAIVDVREGHGGAQESAREGGGSAGEPGDGGPDDGRVRTGPDSSKSLKYSQEITSPDDDPEREGRSLVTTSHEVIRQWAESRDGVPSTVEGTGPGDTLGVLRLDFGGDDGDRLTHVSWDEWFATFDERGLNFIYQEDHTDGRPSTFFRLENPDREDG; from the coding sequence GTGGCCACGAAGACCGACCAGCCCGGCAACCAGACGCCGGACACACCGGACGTCAGCGAGACCGAGCTGCGCAAGCAGAAGGTCGCCGACCTCCGCGTGATCGCGGAGCAGGAGGGCGTGCCGGGCGCCGGCGACCTCCACAAGGACGAGCTCGTCGACGCGATCGTCGACGTCCGCGAGGGACACGGCGGCGCCCAGGAGAGCGCCCGGGAGGGCGGCGGGAGCGCCGGCGAGCCCGGCGACGGCGGTCCCGACGACGGCCGCGTGCGCACCGGCCCCGACTCCTCGAAGTCGCTCAAGTACTCCCAGGAGATCACCTCGCCCGACGACGACCCCGAGCGCGAGGGCCGCAGCCTCGTCACCACGAGCCACGAGGTGATCCGGCAGTGGGCGGAGTCGCGCGACGGCGTCCCGTCCACCGTCGAGGGCACCGGTCCCGGCGACACGCTCGGGGTGCTGCGCCTCGACTTCGGCGGCGACGACGGCGACCGGCTGACGCACGTCTCCTGGGACGAGTGGTTCGCGACGTTCGACGAGCGCGGGCTCAACTTCATCTACCAGGAGGACCACACGGACGGCCGGCCGAGCACGTTCTTCCGCCTGGAGAACCCGGACCGCGAGGACGGCTGA
- a CDS encoding glycosyltransferase family 2 protein, with protein sequence MSTPAAAVSAPHVTVVLPCYNEQDHVMDEIERIVKSLDASGYTYELLCVDDASTDGTLRVLQEALLLYPQVRLLPFRRNGGSGTVRRIGTQQARGEIVVWTDADMSYPNERIPELVRILDEDPSIDQVVGARTSEEGSHKALRVPAKWFIRKFAEMLSNSRIPDLNSGLRAFRRSVALPYLRLLPPGFSCVTTITLAFLSNQHDIRYVPIDYAKRAGKSKFRFVRDAYRYLLQVLRMVMYFNPLKVLMPIALTLLGLAVAKGVFDMVVHPVRFASNTVLLFVTGLIIAVMGLLADLIVRSRDDY encoded by the coding sequence ATGAGCACCCCCGCCGCCGCCGTCTCCGCTCCGCACGTCACCGTCGTGCTGCCCTGCTACAACGAGCAGGACCACGTCATGGACGAGATCGAGCGGATCGTGAAGTCCCTCGACGCGAGCGGCTACACCTACGAGCTGCTCTGCGTGGACGACGCCTCGACCGACGGCACGCTGCGCGTGCTTCAGGAGGCGCTGCTGCTCTACCCGCAGGTGCGGCTGCTGCCGTTCCGCCGCAACGGCGGGTCGGGCACGGTGCGCCGCATCGGGACGCAGCAGGCGCGCGGCGAGATCGTCGTGTGGACCGACGCCGACATGTCCTACCCGAACGAGCGGATCCCCGAGCTCGTCCGGATCCTCGACGAGGACCCCTCGATCGACCAGGTCGTCGGTGCGCGCACGAGCGAGGAGGGCTCGCACAAGGCGCTGCGGGTGCCGGCGAAGTGGTTCATCCGCAAGTTCGCCGAGATGCTGAGCAACTCGCGGATCCCCGACCTCAACTCGGGGCTGCGCGCCTTCCGCCGCTCGGTGGCGCTGCCCTACCTCCGGCTGCTGCCGCCCGGCTTCTCCTGCGTCACGACGATCACGCTGGCGTTCCTGTCCAACCAGCACGACATCCGCTACGTGCCGATCGACTACGCCAAGCGCGCCGGGAAGTCGAAGTTCCGCTTCGTCCGCGACGCGTACCGCTACCTGCTGCAGGTGCTGCGGATGGTGATGTACTTCAACCCGCTCAAGGTGCTCATGCCGATCGCGCTGACCCTGCTCGGGCTGGCCGTCGCCAAGGGCGTGTTCGACATGGTGGTCCACCCGGTGCGCTTCGCCAGCAACACCGTGCTGCTGTTCGTGACCGGGCTCATCATCGCGGTGATGGGCCTGCTCGCCGACCTCATCGTGCGCAGCCGCGACGACTACTGA
- a CDS encoding class I SAM-dependent methyltransferase, with amino-acid sequence MSAPLPPLTANAWLRWDVVSRLLPDPPLDVLEVGCGQGAAGARLAGLGRYVGLEPDAASYAVAVERVGAAGGEVRHGSVEQLREGEEFDLVCAFEVLEHIEDDAVALASWVERIRPGGSLLLSVPAHAARFAAADQLVGHFRRYDPPALRLLLRRAGLDEVDLRLYGAPVGYALEAARNAISARKLASAGSMEERSGHSGRYLQPQEDWQSTAIRLGTVPFRLLQRAFPGTGPGIVVRARKPLAP; translated from the coding sequence ATGAGCGCTCCCCTGCCTCCGCTGACCGCCAACGCCTGGCTGCGCTGGGACGTCGTGTCCCGGCTGCTGCCCGACCCCCCGCTCGACGTGCTCGAGGTCGGGTGCGGGCAGGGCGCCGCGGGCGCGCGCCTCGCCGGGCTCGGCCGCTACGTCGGGCTCGAGCCGGACGCCGCGTCGTACGCCGTGGCCGTCGAGCGCGTCGGCGCTGCCGGCGGCGAGGTCCGGCACGGCTCGGTCGAGCAGCTGCGGGAGGGCGAGGAGTTCGACCTCGTCTGCGCGTTCGAGGTGCTCGAGCACATCGAGGACGACGCGGTCGCCCTCGCCTCGTGGGTGGAGCGCATCCGGCCCGGCGGCTCGCTGCTGCTCTCGGTGCCGGCGCACGCGGCGCGCTTCGCTGCGGCCGACCAGCTCGTCGGCCACTTCCGCCGCTACGACCCGCCCGCCCTGCGGCTGCTGCTGCGGCGGGCCGGTCTCGACGAGGTCGACCTCCGGCTGTACGGCGCTCCGGTCGGCTACGCGCTGGAGGCCGCGCGCAACGCCATCTCGGCCCGCAAGCTCGCCTCCGCCGGGTCGATGGAGGAGCGCTCGGGCCACAGCGGGCGCTACCTCCAGCCGCAGGAGGACTGGCAGAGCACGGCGATCCGCCTCGGGACCGTGCCGTTCCGCCTGCTGCAGCGCGCGTTCCCGGGCACGGGCCCGGGCATCGTCGTCCGCGCCCGCAAGCCCCTCGCCCCCTGA
- a CDS encoding glycosyltransferase: MRVLLFGTYDVRSHPRVAVLGQGLRRHGLDVRSLNAPLGIGTAGRVAALQDVRRLPAFAATLLARWRTLAAGALRLRLRRQVPDVVLVGYLGHFDVLLARALFPRTPIVLDHLISAAGTAVDRGERGAVKQRLLRSLDAAALAAADLVVVDTEEHLAALPARARGKGLVVLVGAPDAWYAEPRPRADGPLRVVFFGLFTPLQGAPVVGAALALLAGDEVEATLVGSGQDLEATRRAATGARVAWRDWVDADELPALVADHDVCLGIFGTGEKALRVVPNKVFQGAAAGCAVVTSATPPQQRVLGEAALLVPPGDPGALAEALRALHLDRERLAAYQEAGRRLAETAFRPEAVVAPLARALQERWQDGRR, from the coding sequence GTGCGCGTCCTGCTGTTCGGCACGTACGACGTTCGCTCGCACCCGCGGGTCGCGGTGCTCGGCCAGGGGCTGCGCCGGCACGGCCTCGACGTGCGCTCGCTCAACGCCCCGCTGGGCATCGGCACCGCGGGCCGTGTCGCCGCGCTGCAGGACGTGCGCCGGCTCCCGGCGTTCGCGGCCACCCTGCTCGCGCGCTGGCGGACCCTCGCCGCCGGCGCGCTGCGCCTCCGGCTGCGGCGGCAGGTGCCGGACGTGGTCCTCGTCGGCTACCTCGGCCACTTCGACGTGCTGCTGGCCCGGGCGCTGTTCCCCCGCACGCCGATCGTGCTGGACCACCTCATCAGCGCGGCCGGCACCGCGGTCGACCGCGGCGAGCGGGGTGCGGTGAAGCAGCGGCTGCTGCGCTCGCTCGACGCTGCGGCGCTCGCCGCCGCCGACCTCGTCGTCGTCGACACCGAGGAGCACCTGGCCGCGCTCCCCGCGCGGGCCCGCGGCAAGGGCCTCGTCGTCCTCGTGGGCGCGCCCGACGCGTGGTACGCCGAGCCGCGCCCCCGCGCCGACGGCCCGCTCCGCGTCGTCTTCTTCGGGCTGTTCACACCGCTGCAGGGAGCGCCGGTGGTCGGGGCGGCGCTCGCCCTGCTCGCCGGCGACGAGGTCGAGGCGACGCTGGTCGGCAGCGGTCAGGACCTCGAGGCGACCCGGCGCGCGGCCACAGGGGCGCGGGTCGCGTGGCGCGACTGGGTCGACGCGGACGAGCTGCCCGCCCTCGTCGCCGACCACGACGTCTGCCTCGGGATCTTCGGCACCGGCGAGAAGGCCCTGCGCGTCGTCCCCAACAAGGTGTTCCAGGGCGCGGCGGCCGGCTGCGCGGTCGTCACCTCCGCGACGCCGCCGCAGCAGCGGGTGCTCGGCGAGGCCGCGCTGCTCGTCCCGCCGGGCGACCCGGGGGCGCTGGCCGAGGCGCTGCGCGCGCTGCACCTCGACCGCGAGCGGCTCGCGGCGTACCAGGAGGCGGGGCGGCGGCTCGCCGAGACCGCGTTCCGCCCGGAGGCCGTCGTGGCCCCGCTGGCACGCGCGCTGCAGGAGCGTTGGCAGGATGGGCGCCGATGA
- a CDS encoding glycoside hydrolase family 25 domain-containing protein produces the protein MTPPLRTLPRLLLPLLAAGLSLVPGAASAAAPGPAAPGATGVDVNAAQAGRALPARTYGVVSVTGLNFGTPNPDLARQLSWAAARPSALQLSVNVALVVGGAYWGKGGPRRCAAGASSPASTACAYDYGWTGAQAAVAWTRAAGLPRTREVQWWIDVESASSWVDESPALNRAAVQGVRDALRHSGAASSVGIYTLGSEWSTIVGAAPDLATLPVWANGGAGSSLAKARAVCSRTSPTGGPIVQGQSGGRDGSTALDVDAVCPVAVAAPGRLSRAGALALHGTVLPGTRVTLTVAQHGRRTRAYATTASALGTWRVTARGLSPRLAATVTIAHGRRVVAAAAG, from the coding sequence GTGACCCCGCCGCTCCGTACGCTCCCCCGGCTCCTGCTGCCGCTGCTCGCCGCCGGCCTCTCGCTCGTCCCCGGCGCCGCCTCCGCGGCCGCCCCTGGTCCAGCCGCTCCCGGGGCCACCGGCGTCGACGTCAACGCCGCGCAGGCCGGGCGCGCGCTGCCGGCCAGGACGTACGGCGTGGTGTCGGTGACGGGGCTGAACTTCGGCACCCCCAACCCCGACCTCGCCCGCCAGCTGTCGTGGGCCGCGGCACGCCCGAGCGCGCTCCAGCTCTCGGTCAACGTCGCGCTGGTCGTCGGGGGGGCGTACTGGGGCAAGGGCGGCCCGCGCCGCTGCGCGGCCGGTGCGTCCTCCCCGGCGAGCACGGCCTGCGCGTACGACTACGGCTGGACGGGCGCGCAGGCAGCCGTCGCGTGGACCCGCGCGGCGGGCCTGCCGCGCACGCGCGAGGTCCAGTGGTGGATCGACGTGGAGAGCGCGTCGTCGTGGGTCGACGAGTCGCCGGCGCTCAACCGCGCGGCCGTCCAGGGCGTCCGCGACGCGCTGCGCCACAGCGGCGCCGCCTCCAGCGTCGGGATCTACACGCTCGGCAGCGAGTGGAGCACCATCGTCGGCGCGGCTCCCGACCTCGCGACGCTCCCCGTCTGGGCCAACGGCGGCGCGGGGAGCTCGCTCGCGAAGGCCCGCGCCGTCTGCAGCCGCACCTCGCCCACCGGCGGCCCGATCGTCCAGGGGCAGTCCGGCGGCCGGGACGGCAGCACCGCGCTCGACGTGGACGCGGTGTGCCCCGTCGCGGTCGCGGCTCCCGGCCGGCTCAGCCGCGCGGGGGCGCTCGCCCTCCACGGGACCGTGCTGCCCGGGACGCGGGTCACGCTGACGGTCGCGCAGCACGGCCGGCGGACCAGGGCGTACGCGACGACGGCGAGCGCCCTCGGCACCTGGCGGGTCACCGCGCGCGGGCTCTCCCCTCGGCTCGCCGCGACCGTGACCATCGCCCACGGGCGCCGCGTCGTCGCCGCCGCGGCGGGCTGA
- a CDS encoding DUF6328 family protein: protein MQILFAFLLGLSFTARFTSLSGAQQATYVVVLTLTAASAAFLVAPVSYHRLVFRRRLTAQLVRTAHRCAIVGLALLLLALVGSVGLAASLVLGGWAAALAGGLGLLFAALWYALPLAARAQHAHVPLDEAALDAAPGALT from the coding sequence GTGCAGATCCTCTTCGCGTTCCTGCTCGGCCTCTCGTTCACCGCGCGCTTCACCAGCCTGAGCGGCGCCCAGCAGGCGACGTACGTCGTGGTGCTGACGCTCACGGCGGCGAGCGCGGCCTTCCTCGTGGCCCCGGTGAGCTACCACCGGCTCGTCTTCCGCCGCCGGCTCACGGCACAGCTGGTGCGGACGGCGCACCGCTGCGCGATCGTCGGGCTCGCCCTGCTGCTGCTCGCGCTGGTCGGCTCGGTCGGCCTCGCCGCGAGCCTCGTGCTGGGCGGGTGGGCGGCGGCGCTGGCCGGCGGGCTGGGTCTGCTGTTCGCCGCGCTCTGGTACGCCCTGCCCCTCGCCGCCCGTGCGCAGCACGCCCACGTCCCGCTCGACGAGGCCGCGCTCGACGCCGCGCCGGGCGCGCTGACCTGA